A single region of the Lysinibacillus sp. B2A1 genome encodes:
- a CDS encoding sensor histidine kinase translates to MKQNRSLFRRFLKVHFLFIFFPLLVLIFFTAFVPDSNEKEMNMLNLFYFTVLLFGFIIVAFVVSSWLFFLRLRKRLTRLQEVMSFSANNNSFPKSISVQTDRMDEIDQLGSSFNWMIQQLEYSRKREYEEELLRHRLIANLSHDLRTPLTILRGHITRLNKKSMSFEEQDSLAEMNHTITRVGDLMDDLLSYTLLTSGKHPFHPTSTDIVRLVRASVAEWYPAFEEKEIQLDVDLPTEKTFYWEADPKWMTRVLDNLFQNILRHAAEGKYTNIVVDVEKELIIVADRGPGMGNSSYEGGAGIGLSASNYMLKKMKLKADFTSNENGTRVAIGRVNLKLTQK, encoded by the coding sequence ATGAAACAGAATAGATCATTATTTCGCCGTTTTCTAAAAGTCCATTTTCTATTTATCTTTTTTCCTCTTCTTGTGCTTATTTTCTTCACTGCGTTCGTTCCTGATAGCAATGAAAAAGAAATGAATATGTTAAATCTGTTTTACTTTACCGTACTTTTGTTTGGTTTTATTATTGTCGCATTTGTTGTAAGTTCTTGGCTGTTCTTCTTGAGACTTCGTAAACGTCTCACCCGCTTACAGGAAGTCATGTCATTTTCAGCTAATAATAATTCATTTCCTAAATCAATATCTGTTCAAACGGATCGTATGGATGAAATAGACCAGTTAGGAAGTTCTTTTAATTGGATGATTCAGCAGCTTGAATACAGTCGCAAGCGAGAATATGAAGAGGAATTATTACGCCATCGACTCATTGCGAATTTATCTCACGACTTACGAACGCCACTTACCATTTTGAGAGGACATATCACCAGATTAAATAAAAAATCAATGAGTTTTGAAGAGCAAGACTCATTAGCAGAGATGAACCATACAATTACAAGAGTCGGAGATCTAATGGATGATTTACTTTCCTATACATTACTTACATCAGGGAAACATCCTTTTCATCCCACTTCAACAGATATTGTACGATTAGTAAGAGCATCTGTCGCTGAGTGGTATCCTGCATTTGAAGAAAAAGAAATTCAGTTAGATGTTGATTTACCGACAGAGAAGACTTTTTATTGGGAAGCAGATCCTAAATGGATGACACGAGTTCTGGATAATTTATTTCAGAATATTCTTCGCCATGCAGCAGAGGGAAAATATACAAACATTGTGGTTGATGTAGAAAAAGAACTGATCATTGTTGCAGACAGAGGTCCAGGTATGGGTAACTCTTCCTACGAAGGTGGGGCGGGAATTGGTTTATCGGCTTCAAATTATATGTTAAAAAAAATGAAGCTGAAAGCTGACTTTACATCAAATGAAAATGGTACAAGAGTAGCTATTGGTAGAGTTAACCTAAAGTTAACCCAGAAGTAA
- a CDS encoding CPBP family intramembrane metalloprotease, translating into MESQLRVESKVKNNDVKAMIGFLLIFYLVWTIKELWLIEYIYSFGEIISPLLEALVKGFVWIVPTWLYIKYYLHTNPFDYLRVNVNVKKGLFWGVVLSLLVGLYFAFETYIINQQSFQFSLSIDDYLNGFLMAGLAEEIVFRGLILQEINKKMAFWKANIVTALLFLVIHYPIWIYNDGFYDFFIAGTHIYVFAIGLLFGFVYKKTGSLWSVVLLHALHNFFVTII; encoded by the coding sequence ATGGAATCGCAATTAAGGGTTGAAAGTAAAGTGAAAAATAATGATGTAAAAGCAATGATAGGGTTTCTACTCATATTTTATTTAGTATGGACAATTAAAGAATTATGGTTAATTGAATACATTTATTCATTCGGTGAAATAATCTCCCCATTATTAGAGGCGTTGGTTAAGGGGTTCGTATGGATTGTTCCAACTTGGTTATACATAAAATATTATTTACATACTAACCCATTTGACTACTTAAGAGTAAACGTTAATGTTAAAAAAGGTTTATTTTGGGGAGTAGTTCTTTCACTGTTAGTTGGCTTATATTTTGCTTTTGAAACATATATCATTAATCAGCAATCATTTCAATTTTCATTATCCATTGATGATTACCTTAATGGTTTTCTTATGGCAGGGTTAGCCGAAGAAATTGTTTTCAGGGGATTAATTTTACAAGAAATCAATAAAAAAATGGCTTTTTGGAAAGCAAATATTGTAACTGCTTTACTATTTTTGGTCATTCACTACCCAATTTGGATTTACAATGATGGATTCTATGATTTCTTTATAGCTGGGACCCATATATATGTTTTTGCAATAGGTTTACTTTTTGGTTTTGTCTATAAAAAGACAGGTTCATTATGGTCGGTTGTGTTGTTGCACGCGTTGCATAATTTTTTTGTTACTATTATTTAG
- a CDS encoding ABC transporter permease, producing the protein MRAFNAELSKLFSLPGIWLAFLIGAFAPAVIAALDSTAQKEKIIAGVSTRLSEVGYIGLGLGVQGVIILGVLAVSSEYLTESSESGGGNQITTSLTVVSSRFHFLLAKASAVTVISILLSVVAILSTVSATNLILGEYAPAFEASRLIGAVCYWIFTALLAFGITVLTKNGIIPLAVLIINSSVVTVSYLLAKVTKLAFYLPDKAGVDMFMFTSDSFHTPFKGGLIMFAWVAVLFIVAAIVFHRRDVTS; encoded by the coding sequence ATGAGAGCATTTAACGCGGAACTATCTAAATTGTTCTCCCTGCCGGGTATTTGGCTTGCCTTTCTTATTGGAGCATTTGCCCCAGCGGTCATTGCTGCCTTGGACAGTACAGCACAAAAAGAGAAGATTATAGCTGGAGTTAGCACACGTCTATCGGAAGTTGGCTATATTGGTTTAGGTCTTGGTGTACAAGGTGTCATTATTCTTGGTGTGCTTGCTGTCAGCAGTGAGTATTTGACAGAGAGCAGTGAATCTGGTGGAGGGAATCAGATTACAACGAGTTTAACTGTTGTTTCATCCCGTTTCCATTTTTTGCTGGCAAAAGCAAGTGCAGTGACAGTGATCAGCATACTGCTTTCCGTTGTTGCTATTCTATCAACTGTGTCAGCAACAAATCTTATTCTTGGTGAATACGCCCCTGCATTTGAAGCATCTAGATTGATCGGCGCGGTTTGTTACTGGATATTTACTGCTCTTTTAGCATTTGGGATTACGGTTCTAACTAAGAATGGCATTATCCCGCTTGCTGTGCTCATAATAAATTCATCAGTTGTGACAGTCTCTTACCTCCTTGCTAAGGTTACAAAATTAGCGTTTTACTTACCAGATAAGGCTGGCGTTGATATGTTTATGTTTACGAGCGACAGTTTTCACACCCCATTCAAAGGTGGTTTAATCATGTTTGCTTGGGTAGCTGTTCTTTTCATTGTCGCAGCCATTGTATTCCATAGGAGGGACGTTACATCATGA
- the glmS gene encoding glutamine--fructose-6-phosphate transaminase (isomerizing), protein MCGIVGYIGESDAKEILLKGLEKLEYRGYDSAGIAVRNEAGVTVFKEKGRIADLREAVDEEIAAKIGIGHTRWATHGVPNRLNAHPHQSASGRFTLVHNGVIENYHLLQKTYLKGIPMKSDTDTEVIVQLVELFVKEGLSTADAFRKTLSLLHGSYALALLDAEAADTIFVAKNKSPLLVGVGEGFNVVASDAMAMLQVTDQYVELHDKEVVIVHKASVEITKLDGSVVERAPYTAELDMSDIEKGTYPHYMLKEMDEQPTVIRKIIQAYEGENGELTIDAEILEALRAAERLYIIAAGTSYHAGLIGKQYFEKMAGIPVEVHISSEFGYNMPLLSEKPLFIFITQSGETADSRQVLVKIKELGYPTLTITNVPGSTLSREADHTLLLHAGPEIAVASTKAYVAQVAVLALAAYVTARANGKGLEFDLKQELAIAANGIQTIIDSKDVLEDIAEDYLKIARNAFFIGRNIDFYVSLEGALKLKEISYIQAEGFAGGELKHGTIALIEEGTPVFALVTQEAVALNIRGNVKEVAARGAYPCIIAMAGVDEEGDRLVIPHVHELLTPLVSVVPLQLISYYAALHRRCDVDKPRNLAKSVTVE, encoded by the coding sequence ATGTGTGGAATTGTAGGTTATATTGGTGAATCAGATGCAAAGGAAATCTTATTAAAAGGTTTAGAGAAATTAGAATATCGTGGCTATGACTCAGCAGGTATTGCAGTACGTAATGAAGCAGGCGTAACGGTTTTTAAAGAAAAAGGACGTATTGCTGACTTACGTGAGGCAGTGGACGAAGAAATTGCAGCGAAAATTGGGATTGGTCATACACGTTGGGCAACGCATGGTGTGCCAAATCGTTTAAATGCTCACCCTCATCAAAGTGCATCAGGACGATTTACACTTGTGCACAATGGAGTTATTGAAAACTATCATTTATTACAAAAAACATATTTAAAAGGCATTCCAATGAAATCTGATACAGATACAGAGGTAATTGTGCAATTAGTAGAGTTATTTGTGAAAGAAGGTCTTAGCACAGCAGACGCTTTCCGTAAAACTTTATCTCTATTACATGGCTCATATGCACTTGCACTTTTAGATGCAGAAGCGGCAGATACAATCTTTGTAGCGAAAAATAAATCACCACTTTTAGTCGGAGTTGGTGAAGGCTTCAATGTTGTTGCTTCGGATGCTATGGCTATGCTACAAGTTACAGATCAATATGTGGAGTTACATGACAAAGAGGTTGTTATTGTACACAAGGCTAGTGTGGAAATTACAAAATTAGATGGTTCTGTAGTAGAACGTGCACCATATACTGCGGAGCTTGATATGAGCGACATTGAAAAAGGTACTTATCCTCACTACATGCTAAAAGAAATGGATGAGCAGCCAACTGTTATTCGTAAAATTATTCAAGCTTACGAAGGTGAAAATGGCGAATTAACAATCGACGCGGAGATTTTAGAAGCATTAAGAGCAGCAGAGCGTTTATATATTATTGCGGCGGGCACAAGCTATCATGCAGGTCTCATCGGTAAACAATATTTCGAAAAAATGGCGGGTATCCCAGTAGAAGTTCATATTTCTAGTGAATTTGGCTACAATATGCCTCTATTATCTGAGAAACCATTGTTTATCTTTATTACACAATCAGGTGAAACAGCAGACAGCCGTCAAGTGCTTGTGAAAATTAAAGAGCTTGGCTATCCAACATTAACGATTACAAATGTACCTGGCTCCACACTATCACGTGAAGCAGATCATACATTGTTATTACATGCAGGTCCAGAAATTGCGGTAGCCTCAACAAAAGCGTATGTAGCACAAGTAGCTGTTCTTGCTTTAGCAGCCTATGTAACAGCTAGGGCAAACGGCAAAGGCTTAGAATTCGATTTAAAACAGGAGCTTGCAATTGCCGCAAACGGTATCCAAACAATTATCGATTCTAAAGATGTTTTAGAAGATATCGCAGAAGACTATTTAAAAATTGCACGCAACGCATTCTTCATAGGTCGTAACATCGATTTCTATGTAAGTCTCGAAGGTGCCCTAAAGCTAAAAGAAATTTCTTACATCCAGGCAGAAGGTTTCGCTGGTGGAGAACTTAAGCACGGAACAATTGCCTTAATCGAAGAAGGTACACCCGTATTCGCTCTTGTTACTCAGGAAGCTGTAGCGCTAAATATTCGTGGTAATGTGAAAGAAGTAGCTGCCCGTGGAGCATATCCATGCATTATCGCAATGGCTGGCGTTGATGAAGAAGGTGATCGCTTAGTAATTCCACATGTCCACGAATTACTAACACCACTTGTTTCTGTAGTGCCATTACAATTAATTAGCTACTATGCAGCACTACACCGCCGTTGCGATGTCGATAAACCACGTAACTTGGCTAAATCGGTGACTGTGGAGTAA
- a CDS encoding DNA-binding response regulator, with product MKRSVLYIEDNEKIGSWVKGELEQRGFSVQWLLSGEGAEKEVNQHEIVILDIMLPGLDGFTVGKRLKKAAPAVPILLLSARTSIDDKVDGLQFADDYLTKPFHTDELVARLEVLIRRSGGIHSERIALGNHIEVDPEVQMVYDKYTGEEIILTGKQHQILMYFLRHPNQVLPKEQIYEAIWNETYITGDKTILVHIHRLRQKLERHPDSPEIIETLKGIGYRVKL from the coding sequence TTGAAAAGAAGCGTGTTATATATTGAAGATAATGAGAAAATAGGCAGTTGGGTAAAAGGAGAATTGGAACAGCGAGGATTTTCAGTTCAGTGGCTGCTTTCTGGCGAAGGAGCTGAAAAAGAAGTAAATCAGCATGAAATAGTTATCTTGGATATCATGTTACCCGGTTTAGACGGATTTACTGTGGGAAAACGATTAAAAAAGGCAGCTCCTGCTGTTCCGATATTGCTATTATCTGCCAGAACATCAATAGATGATAAGGTAGATGGTTTACAATTTGCTGATGACTATTTAACGAAACCATTCCATACGGATGAATTAGTTGCAAGATTAGAAGTATTAATCCGTCGAAGTGGTGGTATACATTCCGAACGAATTGCATTAGGAAATCATATTGAAGTAGATCCAGAAGTCCAAATGGTATATGACAAATACACAGGAGAAGAAATTATATTGACAGGGAAACAACATCAAATTTTAATGTATTTCTTACGCCACCCTAATCAAGTGTTACCAAAAGAGCAAATTTATGAAGCGATTTGGAACGAAACTTACATAACTGGTGATAAAACAATACTGGTGCATATCCATCGATTGCGTCAAAAGTTGGAACGTCATCCAGATTCCCCAGAAATTATTGAAACATTGAAGGGAATAGGCTATCGGGTGAAACTATGA
- a CDS encoding ABC transporter, translating to MLTINNLVKHRGTQEILSGISFKARPGRVTGFLGPNGAGKSSTLRILLGLDRATSGSALINGKPFAELHNPLVTVGAALDGFGAHRMRTGRAHLRWIARASGLSRSRVEEVLEIVGLTNVAGKRIRNYSLGMGRRLGMAAALLGDPKILVLDEPVNGLDPEGIRWIRTFLRERTESGNTVLLSSHLMGELEETVDDVVIINHGKIVANGTLKEVIGNHSTLEEAFFALTSKNAGDVV from the coding sequence TTGCTTACGATTAATAACTTAGTCAAACATCGCGGAACTCAAGAAATCTTATCAGGTATCAGTTTTAAAGCTAGACCAGGTAGAGTAACCGGTTTTTTAGGTCCGAATGGGGCAGGTAAAAGTTCTACACTTCGCATCCTGCTTGGATTAGATCGTGCCACCTCAGGGAGTGCACTAATTAATGGAAAGCCATTCGCAGAATTACATAATCCTCTAGTAACAGTAGGTGCCGCACTTGATGGATTTGGAGCTCATCGTATGCGAACAGGACGAGCACATCTGCGTTGGATTGCTCGTGCCTCAGGATTATCTCGCTCACGTGTCGAGGAAGTTCTGGAAATAGTAGGTCTTACGAATGTAGCTGGTAAAAGAATTAGAAATTATTCCCTAGGTATGGGAAGAAGACTTGGAATGGCAGCTGCACTACTTGGTGATCCAAAAATATTGGTTTTAGATGAACCTGTAAACGGGCTCGACCCAGAAGGAATTCGTTGGATTCGGACATTTTTACGTGAACGCACTGAGTCTGGAAACACGGTGTTACTATCCAGTCATCTAATGGGAGAGCTTGAAGAGACTGTTGATGATGTGGTGATTATTAATCATGGAAAAATCGTTGCAAATGGAACATTGAAAGAAGTAATAGGTAATCATTCCACGCTGGAGGAAGCTTTTTTTGCCCTGACATCTAAAAATGCAGGTGATGTTGTATGA
- a CDS encoding ABC transporter permease produces the protein MSVSSSRKITLILGAELEKLVTLPLVWLTLMGTFILNLVLAAAFTSAGLQGAAGTQSILKIGLASMGYLQAGFIILGILATCSEYTGGQIRTTLTTIPWRGFQLFTKHLALAIVTIPMAFITAASGVLYAFIMMKDTALVIEIDAMIKTLVGATGYLTLTTLLSAAIGVLLRRTTPALVVLLGHYFIVSPLLKDFLPSIKNYFPDTAGYYMYMPPSSDEINVLTPMQGTGVSMLWTLIFITVAIVFYRKRDA, from the coding sequence ATGAGTGTCTCTTCTAGTAGAAAGATAACACTAATCCTTGGAGCTGAACTGGAAAAATTAGTTACATTACCATTGGTATGGCTCACTCTTATGGGGACATTCATTCTAAATTTAGTTTTAGCAGCAGCTTTTACTTCTGCTGGTCTACAAGGGGCAGCAGGAACGCAAAGTATACTGAAAATAGGACTTGCTTCTATGGGATATCTTCAAGCAGGGTTCATTATTCTAGGTATCTTAGCTACTTGTTCAGAGTATACGGGTGGACAGATTCGAACTACTTTAACTACGATCCCTTGGCGAGGGTTTCAACTATTCACGAAGCATTTAGCTTTGGCAATTGTAACCATTCCTATGGCGTTTATTACTGCTGCATCAGGTGTACTATATGCTTTTATTATGATGAAAGACACAGCATTAGTGATTGAAATAGACGCTATGATAAAAACTTTAGTAGGTGCAACCGGCTATCTAACATTAACCACCCTTCTCAGTGCAGCTATAGGTGTTCTACTCAGACGAACCACTCCTGCTTTAGTGGTACTGCTTGGTCATTATTTCATTGTCAGTCCATTATTGAAAGATTTTTTACCCAGTATTAAAAATTATTTTCCGGATACGGCAGGATATTATATGTATATGCCGCCTTCCTCTGATGAAATAAATGTCCTTACACCAATGCAAGGGACAGGTGTTTCAATGTTATGGACACTGATTTTTATTACAGTAGCTATTGTATTTTACCGTAAACGAGATGCCTAA
- a CDS encoding protease: protein MAKIATVITDMFEDIEYTSPKAALEAAGHELVTIEMRSGKEVQGKHGKKVQIDKGIDEVKATEYDALFIPGGFSPDILRADDRVVAFVKDFMENMKPTFAICHGPQLLITAKNLNGRDATGYKSIRVDLENAGAKFHDEEVFVCQKQLVTSRTPDDLPAFNREIVKLLENKGR, encoded by the coding sequence ATGGCTAAAATTGCTACTGTCATTACTGATATGTTCGAAGATATAGAATATACAAGTCCTAAAGCAGCGTTAGAAGCGGCAGGTCATGAACTAGTAACGATTGAAATGAGGTCAGGAAAAGAAGTACAGGGAAAGCATGGTAAGAAAGTACAGATTGATAAGGGAATTGATGAGGTGAAGGCCACGGAATATGATGCACTGTTTATCCCTGGTGGATTTTCTCCAGATATATTACGCGCAGACGATCGTGTGGTTGCCTTTGTAAAGGACTTTATGGAAAATATGAAACCGACCTTTGCTATTTGTCATGGACCTCAGTTACTCATTACGGCTAAGAATTTAAATGGCCGAGATGCCACTGGCTATAAATCGATTCGTGTAGACTTAGAAAATGCAGGTGCCAAATTCCATGATGAAGAGGTATTTGTGTGCCAAAAGCAATTAGTCACAAGCCGTACACCAGATGACTTGCCAGCATTTAACCGAGAAATTGTGAAATTACTTGAAAATAAAGGACGATAA